GACCACGGAAGTCGGCCTGCTCACGCCCTGCCGTCATGGCGCCACACCAGCCCCGTTCATCTTCCAAAGAATCCGCTGTCCGCGGGACGGGCACAACCGCGGTACGCCCAGTCAGCGGAGGCCCGGCGCCGTCGCCGCCGCGAATACTCGGCGCTGGGTGCCCGGACAGGCCTGTGCGTGCACATGCGCGCGGCGGCGCTCGGCGTGTCGGCGATCGCCACGAGGCCCGCCCTGGCCTTCACCGTCGTCAAGCCGGCCGGCGCTGCGGCCCTGATCTGGCTCGGGGTGCGAGCTCTGACCTGCCGCCGCCGCTGGGACCGGGCCACCGGCGGGCTGTTCATGGCGGTGGGCGTCGGCGTGGCGGCGGTGGAATGACGGTGTACGACACCGTCCCCTCGACCGCACATGGTCTAGACCGACTGCTAGCGTCTGGCGCACGAGTGGCGCGACGGACGGGGCGCCCGGGGCGAGAGGGGACAAGTCGTGGTCGTCGGCAGGCAGGCGGGGCGGGCGTACATCGGATCCTTCACCGCGGCCGGGGGGCCGGGTGTGATCACCGCGTCCGTCGCGCCGGAGAGCGGGGCGTTGACCGTGCTCGGTGCCACGGACGCGGTCGCCGACCCGTCCTATCTCGCGCTCTCGTCCGACGGGGAGACGCTGTACGCGGTGAGTGAGACCTCCGACGGGGGCGTCGCCGCGTTCCGTACCGCGGGCGACAGGGCCGAGTTGACCGGGCCGCCCGTGCCCGTCGGGTCTGCGCCGACCCACCTCGCCCTGTACGACGGGCACGTGCTCACCGCCAACTACCGGTCGGGCAGCGTCACCGCCGTGCAGGTGCGCGGCGACGGGACCCTCGTCCCGACGCCGTCGAGCGAGCTGCGGCACACCGGTTCGGGACCGCACCCGCAGCGTCAGCAGAGCCCGCACGCGCATCAGGTCCTCGCGGACCCGAGCGGCCGCTGGGCGGTCAGTGCCGACCTCGGCACGGACTCCGTGCGCGTGTGCGCCTTCGGGGAGAGCGGGCTGACCCTGCACCGCGAGGTGGCGCTGCGTCCGGGGTCCGGTCCGCGGCACCTCGTGTTCCACCCGCGCGGCGACCGCGCGTACATCCTCAACGAGCTCAGCCCCACCCTCACCGTCTGCACCTGGGACGCCGCCGACGGCTCGCTCAAGCCGCTCGGCGAGCTGCCCGTCCTCGCGGAGGCCCCGGAGGGCGACACGTACCCCTCGGAGGTCGTGATCGCGCCCGACGGGCGGTTCCTGTGGGCCGCCACGCGCGGCCCGGACGTCATCTCGGTCATCGCGCTCGACGAGACGGGCGACGTGCCGAGTCTGAAGGCGACGGTGCCGTGCGGCGGCACGTGGCCGCGCGACCTGGCGATCGATCCGGCGGGACGGCACCTGTACGCGGCCAATGAGCGCTCCGGGGACGTCACCTGGTTCGCGATCGACCAGGAGACGGGCATCCCGAGCCGTACGGGCTCCGTCGCGGCGCCCGCGGCCTCCTGCGTGGTCTTCGGCTGAGAGACACGCCCGCGTACGACGACGGGCCCGCCCCCACATCGGGGCGGGCCCGTCGTCGTACGTACGGGGTCGCTTCAGTGCGCGGGCGCACCCGAGGGCTGCTGCGGCGTGATGCCGAGCGCCGTCGTGTACTTGGCCAGCGCCAGCTTGCCGATCGCCGGGTAGGGGCCGATCGGCTCGGCGACGGACAGGCCCGACTCCTTCGCGGCCGCCTCCAGCAGAGCGCTGTCGAGCTCCGGGCCGATCAGGTACGGCGCGAGGGCCAGCTGCGTCGAGCCGGAACCGCGCAGTTGCTCGGCGGTCGCGGCGATGGCGCCCTCCTCGTCGAGCGCGGCGGCCATCACCGGCACCGCGAGACGCGCGGCGAGCAGCATGCCGGTGATCCCGGCGGCCTGCACGGCCTCGTCGCCGCCGACGGTGGCCAGCACGATGCCGTCCGCGGCCGTCGCCACGGTGAACAGGCGGGCGCGGTCGGCGCGGGCGAGCCCGGCCTCCGAGAGGCGCACGTGCAGGGCCTCGGCGAGCAGCGGGTGCGGGCCGAGGACGTCGGTGAGCTCGGCGGCGGCACGGCTGTCCATGACGGCCTGCCGGACGCGCCGCATCAGCGCGGCGTCGGGGCCCGCGAGCAGCGGCACGACGACGGCGACAGGACCCTCGGGGTCGGCCACCTCGGCGCCCGCGGCACGCGCGCGCTCGACGCGGGCGGTGCGCTCCGCGGCCGCGTGCGCGAGCACGGAGTGCAGCGAGGGGAACTCGGGGAACGACGTGACGGTGGCGTCTTCCTCACCGTCGAGGTAACCGATTCTGGCGTCGAGACCGGGCAGCTCGGAGCGGGCGATGCTCACGACTTCCTCGGCGAGGCCGCGCATGGTGGTGCTGGGGGCGCCCGGCACGGCGAGAACAAGTGCGGGCGCGCCCTCAGGAGCCGCGACGGGCTCC
The window above is part of the Streptomyces venezuelae genome. Proteins encoded here:
- a CDS encoding lactonase family protein, which encodes MVVGRQAGRAYIGSFTAAGGPGVITASVAPESGALTVLGATDAVADPSYLALSSDGETLYAVSETSDGGVAAFRTAGDRAELTGPPVPVGSAPTHLALYDGHVLTANYRSGSVTAVQVRGDGTLVPTPSSELRHTGSGPHPQRQQSPHAHQVLADPSGRWAVSADLGTDSVRVCAFGESGLTLHREVALRPGSGPRHLVFHPRGDRAYILNELSPTLTVCTWDAADGSLKPLGELPVLAEAPEGDTYPSEVVIAPDGRFLWAATRGPDVISVIALDETGDVPSLKATVPCGGTWPRDLAIDPAGRHLYAANERSGDVTWFAIDQETGIPSRTGSVAAPAASCVVFG
- a CDS encoding LysE family transporter, which encodes MSAGRAQPRYAQSAEARRRRRREYSALGARTGLCVHMRAAALGVSAIATRPALAFTVVKPAGAAALIWLGVRALTCRRRWDRATGGLFMAVGVGVAAVE
- a CDS encoding sirohydrochlorin chelatase translates to MSSPTGPASGLPVRMPRPRQPGRHRRPEPVAAPEGAPALVLAVPGAPSTTMRGLAEEVVSIARSELPGLDARIGYLDGEEDATVTSFPEFPSLHSVLAHAAAERTARVERARAAGAEVADPEGPVAVVVPLLAGPDAALMRRVRQAVMDSRAAAELTDVLGPHPLLAEALHVRLSEAGLARADRARLFTVATAADGIVLATVGGDEAVQAAGITGMLLAARLAVPVMAAALDEEGAIAATAEQLRGSGSTQLALAPYLIGPELDSALLEAAAKESGLSVAEPIGPYPAIGKLALAKYTTALGITPQQPSGAPAH